ATTCTGATAGCTGTTCATGGTGTGAATTTGCAAAATATATATTTGAAATAGCAGATGTAGATGTAAAAGTAACTCCAGTTACAGCTAGTGAATTTGCAAGACCTGCTCCAAGACCAAGCTACTCAGTTTTAAATAATAAACAATGGGTGGATAATGGTTTTAAACCTTTAAGAAGTTATAAACAAGCTATTAAAGATTATATTAAAAAAATAAAAGAGAATTAGTTTAATTCTCTTTATTCTATTTTTATTGTGTTTCCTGTTTGGAAGTTGTTCCAGATTGATGTGATAATATATTCACCGGACATTAAATTAATGTTTAATTTAGCTATTTCTTCTTCGTTGGTTGTTCTTGTGTAAAATACTCCGTTGACGTTGAGGTTACTTTTTTATTTATAATTAGGTACTTTTTTCTTTTTTTTATACTTCTTTTATTTATAATCTCAATTTTATTTTTAATAGGTATTTTAATTAATTAGAAAAAATATAATTTAATTCATTATAAAATTTATTAAAGGGATTTTTATGAAAGGAATTGTACTTGCTGGGGGATCTGGAACTCGTTTGTATCCAATCACAAAAGCAATATCTAAACAGTTAGTACCTTTGTATGATAAACCAATGATTTATTATCCTATTTCAGTCTTAATGCTTGCAGGAATCAAAGATATTCTAATAATATCCACTCCTAGAGATTTACCTATGTTTAAGGAACTTTTAGGTGATGGTAGTAGTTTAGGAATTAATTTTAGTTATGAAGTTCAGGAAAAACCTAACGGACTTGCAGAAGCATTTATTGTTGGTGAGGAGTTTATTGGTGATGATGATGTTGCTTTAATTTTAGGAGATAATATTTTCCATGGTCACAGGTTTACTGAAATTTTAGAAAGAGCTACTAAATTAGAGGAAGGAGCTGTAATATTTGGATATTATACAAATAATCCAGAAGCTTTTGGAGTAGTTGAATTTGATGAAAATTGGAATGTACTTTCAGTTGAAGAAAAACCTGAAAAACCTAAATCTAATTATGTGGTGCCTGGACTTTATTTCTATGATAATGAGGTAGTTGAAATAGCTAAGAATGTTGAACCTTCTCAAAGAGGTGAACTTGAAATTACTTCAGTTAATGAAGAATATCTTAATCGTGGAAAACTTAAAGTTGAACTTCTTGGAAGAGGAATGGCTTGGTTAGATACTGGAACTCACGATGGTCTTTTAGAAGCTTCTAATTTCATTGAAACAATACAAAAAAGACAAGGTCTTTATATTGCATGTCTTGAAGAGATAGCTTATAATAAAGGTTACATTACTAAAGAAGAACTTTTAAAAACAGCTGATGAACTTAAAAAAACAGATTATGGTAAATATTTATTTAATTTAGTTAAAGATGATTAATATGGGAAATTTTAAATTTACAAAAACTGATATTGAAGGAATGTTTGTAGTTGAACCTGCAGTTTATGGAGATAATCGTGGGTATTTCATGGAAACATATAATGAAAATGATTTTAAAAAAGCAGGTTATGATTTAACTTTTGTACAGGATAATCAGTCACAATCATTTAAAGGAGTTCTTAGGGGACTTCATTTACAATTAAAATATCCTCAGGGAAAATTAGTTAGAGTTATTAAAGGAGAAGTATTCGATGTTGGGGTGGATCTTAGAGCAGATTCTCCTACTTATGGAAAATGGCATGGTGAGATATTATCTGCCGAAAATAAAAAACAATTATATATTCCTCCTAAATTTGCACATGGTTTTGTAGTATTATCTGATGAAGCTGAATTTGTATATAAATGCACAGAATTCTATCATGGGGAAGATGAAGGTGGAATCATGTGGAATGATCCTGATATAGTTATTGAATGGCCATTAGATGGAATTGATGAAATTACTTTATCTGATAAGGATAAACAATGGAAAACATTAAGGGAATCACAAATTAAGTATTAGGTGTGTATTATGACAAAAATATTAATTACTGGTGGAGCAGGGTTTATTGGAAGTAATTTTGTAAAGTATATGATTGATAAATATCCTGATTATGAATTCACTAATTTAGATGCTTTAACATACTGTGGAAATCTTGAAAATTTAAAAGACATTGAAGATAAAGATAATTACACTTTTGTTAAAGGAGATATCAGAGATAAAGATATTGTCGATGATTTAGTTAAAAAATCAGACTATGTTATTAATTTTGCAGCTGAAAGTCATGTAGATAGAAGTATTAGTGATCCGGAGATATTTATTAAGTCCAATGTTTTAGGAACACAGGTATTACTTAATGCAGTTAAAGAATATGGTGTAGAAAAGTATGTTCAAATATCCACTGATGAAGTTTATGGTACACTTGGTGAAACAGGTTATTTCACAGAAACTACTCCATTACAACCTAATAGTCCTTATTCTGCTTCAAAAGCTAGTGCTGATTTAGTTGTAAGAGCATATTATGAAACTTTTGATTTGCCAGTTAATATAACTCGTTGTTCTAATAATTATGGTCCTTATCAATTTCCAGAAAAATTAATTCCTTTAATGATTTCCAATGCATTGGAAGATAAAAAATTACCAATATATGGTGATGGTAAAAATATACGTGACTGGTTACATGTATATGATCATTGTAGTGCAATAGATTTAGTTTTACATGATGGAAAACTTGGTGAAGTTTATAATATTGGTGGTCATAATGAAAGACAAAATATCCAGATTGTAAAATTAATATTGGAAGCTTTAGGTAAAGATGAATCATTAATTGAATTTGTTGATGATAGGTTAGGGCATGATAGGCGTTATGCTATTGATTCAACTAAAATAAGAGAAAATCTTGGATGGGAACCAAAATACACTTTTGAAACTGGTATTAAAGAGACAATTCAATGGTATTTGGATAATCTTGATTGGATGGATCAAGTTAAAAGTGGAGAATATCAGGAATATTATAAAAAAATGTATCTTAAATAAAAGGTGTAATTTTGCCTCAAATTTCAGTAGTTCTACCAGTTTATAATGTGGAAAAATACCTTAAACAGTGTTTGGATAGCTTAATCAATCAAACATTTGATGATTTTGAAGTAATTTGTGTAAATGATGGTTCTACTGATTCTTCACTTAATATTTTAGAAGAATATGCAAGTAAGGATGATAGATTTAGAATAATTTCTCAACAAAATAAAGGATTAAGTGGAGCAAGAAACACAGGAATGAATTATATTAAAGGTAACTATTTATTATTCTTAGATTCTGATGATTGGATAGAAGAAAATGCATTGGAATTATTATATAATCAAGTAAGTAATCTGGATTCTGAAATGATAATTTTCCCATATAGATATTACAATCAAGAAACTGGAAAATATAATGAAAATGACTTTACAAAATTAAACATGTTTGATTCATCAATAGATAATAAGAATTTTAATTATAAAAATATCCCGGAAATAGTATTTAGAATTCCCCATGAATCTATTAAATTATACAAAGTTGAAACACTAAAAAAACTGGCTGTTAAATTTCCAGAAGGACTTAATTATGAAGATGCTTATTTCTTTTATAAAATCTTTTTTAAACTAAACAAGGTTTCAATTATAAGAACTCCAATTTATAATTATAGAATAAGAAGTGATTCAATTTGTACGACGGGTAGTGAAAAATCATTTGATATATTTAAAATTTTAACTTCCATTGAAAACTTTCTGAAAGAAGATAAAATCTATGATGAACTTAAGGATGAATTCATACTTTTCATTGTTATAAATCTGAAATTTGTTTATTTAAGACTAAATGAAAGCTTTAGAAACCAATATCTTAGAGAAATAAAAGAAAACTATGAATTTTTTGCTTTAAACCAGATTAATAAAGACCATTTAGCTACATGGCATTTTGATGATAGAGTATTTTATAATGCAATAGATGTTTCAAATAATGGTGTTGAATTTGAATTAAACTATAAAAAAGGATATTATGAATTTTTAGCTAATCATTATGAAGGAGTAATTAATCACTTACAACAGCAAAACCAAGTTTTAACACAGGAAAACGACAGTTTGAAAGAACAATTAGCTAATACTTCTATTAAAAATAAATTTAAGAAAATTGTGAAATTATGAGTTATAAATTAAGTGTTATTGTCCCTGTCTTCAATGCTGAGAAATATATTAGGGAATCTCTAGATTCATTAGTTAATCAAACTTTGGGAATAAACAATATTGAAGTTATAATTGTTAATGATAATTCATCAGATAATACTTTAGATATAATCAAGGAATACACGGAAAAATATACTTCTTTTAAAGTAATAAATAATGAAACTAATTTGGGGCCTGGAGAAAGTAGAAATCTAGCTTTAAGTGAAGTTACTTCAGATTATGTGACATATTTGGATGCAGATGATTTTATATCTGAAAATGCATATGCAGATGGTTTAGCTAAAATAGATGAATTTGATGTGGATTTACTGATTTATAATTGGGAAACATACACTGGAAGTGATTATGTTGAACCTATTAATATTCATCAACAAAATACTGAGGAAAATAAGTTAATAGAAAATATTAAAGATTATCCGAAGCTATTTTTATCAACTGCACCATGGAATAAAATTTATCATAAAAGTTTATTTAAGTATCTGAAATTCTCAAAAGGATTTTATGAAGATAATATTGTAGCTGTTTTATCTTTAATCAATGCTAAACGGATATTTTTATCAAAAGATTCTATTTATTATTATAGAAAAAATTTTGATTCTACTACTGAAAACATTAGTGTTGATAGTTCTATTCATCTTTCAAATTCAATAAAAGAAATTTTTGATTTAAAAGAGGAATATCCTGATTTTTTAGATTATATTAAGTTACTAAATATTAACTTTATTTATGATATTCTATTTTGGATATATTATTATGACTGGACAATTCCGCAGGAAGTTAAAATGGTGGATAAACTTAAATCATCAATTATTCCATTTACATCAGATGATATTAACAGATTTAAAAAGCTGTTTCCAGATAAACTTAGTTATGAAGAAGATATTTTAGAGTTAACAAATTATGATTCCAATACTTTTTTAGCTAAATATAAATATTTCAATAGGCTAAATAAGGTTAATTCAAAGGCTAGTTTGTATGTTGATGTTGGAAGAGGATTTAATGAAGAAGACAAGGTAGAAATTACTTACACTCCATTAAGAAAAAATAAATTAACATTTAACTTAGAAAACTTTAATAATATCTGTCAGTTACGTTTTGACCCATTGGAAGGTAGTTTTATTAAATGTAGTGTAACTAACAATCTGCCTATTGTCAGTTCCAACTGTGATAATTCAATTGAGGAAGATTATCAATTATTTACTAATCTTGATCCCTGTTATGTTCTAGATGCTGATTTTAGTAATATTTCAAGTATTCAAATTAATTTTGATTTGGAAATTTTAAATAATAATGATATCGCTAATTTATTTAGACAAAAAGATAATATTATAAATAACTTACAAGTAAAACCTAAGAAAAGGAAATTTGGCTTTTTTAGATAGAAGGAGTATTTTTAATGTCTGATATTTCATATTCAAAATTTTTAATTAAATCTAAATTTAATCCAGTTAAAGCAAAAAAATATTTGGAAAGCTATGATAAGATAATGAAGTCTGGATTATTTGATAAAAATTATTATCTTAAAGCTTATCCGCATATTGCTAAATCTGGAATGGATCCTTTAGTTCACTATTTATTTTATGGATATAAAGAAGATAAAAATCCAAGTGCTCAATTTAATTTAAAAAGATATCTTGAAGAATATCCTGAAATTAAACAAAATAATTTAAATCCATTGATTCATTATATTGATAATGGTCATGAAGGTTTTACTTTAGAAGAAAATCCTTTTATCGCACGTAAGAAAAAAATAATAGATACTAATTCATTATTTTTAGCTAATTATAACTTTAATGAAGAACCATTAGTTTCTATTATAATTTTAAACAGAAATGGATTAGGGCATTTACAAAGGTTGTTTACAGATTTTGACAAAAAAACAAATTATTCTAACTATGAAATTATTGTAGTTGATAATGCTTCATGTGATAAATCTGTTGAATATTTATACTCTCTGGATTTACCAATTACTGTTATTGAAAATAAGGAAAATGTAAGCTTTTCAAAAGGAAATAATGATGCTGCTAAAATAGCTAATGGACGTTATCTTCTTTTGTTAAATAATGATATAGAACCTACTCATGGTTGGCTTAATGAAATGGTTGGAATCATGTTAAATAATGATAATGTAGGTTCTGTTGGAGCTAAATTAATTTTCCCATACTATGAAGACATGGTTAATCAGGGAAAATCATTTTCAATTCAACATGCAGGAGTAAAATTTAGAGAAGAAATGACTCCTTATATTTATGGTCCTTATCATGAAAATATGTATTCAACAATGCTTTTTTCTAATGAGTTAAATCATCAAAAAGAAGTAATTTCCAATACTGCAGCCTGTTTACTGATTCCAAAAGAAGTTTATTTCCAATTAGATGGATTGGATGAAAATTATATTTATGGTTATGAGGATATTGACTTTGCATTTAAATTATATAAAGCAGGTTATAGGACAATTTATGCTCCAGCAGCATTATTATTCCATCATGAGTCTGCAACTAGAAAAGAAAATGATGATGAGAAAAATCAACTTAATTATCAAAATATAATGTATTTTGTTGAAAAATGGGGCGATTTTATTTTTAAAGAGATTTTAAAAGATAAACTTGAATCAAATAACTTCTTTACAAATAAAAAATTAGATGTCAGTATTATAAGTGAAAACAATGAATTAGTAAAAAATGTTGTTTCCAAATTAAATAATGAAGGATATAATGTTAAATTAATTTCAAACATAAATAATTTAGATATTGGTGAAGACTGTGATATTTTAATATCTACTAAAAAAGAATATGATATTGAAAAAATAAGCTCAAGACTTAATTTAATAAAGGTATTGGTAGCTAATGAAGAAAATAATAATTATGATATAGTTTTAAATGAAGAAGACTTTGAA
The uncultured Methanobrevibacter sp. genome window above contains:
- the rfbA gene encoding glucose-1-phosphate thymidylyltransferase RfbA; translation: MKGIVLAGGSGTRLYPITKAISKQLVPLYDKPMIYYPISVLMLAGIKDILIISTPRDLPMFKELLGDGSSLGINFSYEVQEKPNGLAEAFIVGEEFIGDDDVALILGDNIFHGHRFTEILERATKLEEGAVIFGYYTNNPEAFGVVEFDENWNVLSVEEKPEKPKSNYVVPGLYFYDNEVVEIAKNVEPSQRGELEITSVNEEYLNRGKLKVELLGRGMAWLDTGTHDGLLEASNFIETIQKRQGLYIACLEEIAYNKGYITKEELLKTADELKKTDYGKYLFNLVKDD
- the rfbC gene encoding dTDP-4-dehydrorhamnose 3,5-epimerase, whose translation is MGNFKFTKTDIEGMFVVEPAVYGDNRGYFMETYNENDFKKAGYDLTFVQDNQSQSFKGVLRGLHLQLKYPQGKLVRVIKGEVFDVGVDLRADSPTYGKWHGEILSAENKKQLYIPPKFAHGFVVLSDEAEFVYKCTEFYHGEDEGGIMWNDPDIVIEWPLDGIDEITLSDKDKQWKTLRESQIKY
- the rfbB gene encoding dTDP-glucose 4,6-dehydratase; translation: MTKILITGGAGFIGSNFVKYMIDKYPDYEFTNLDALTYCGNLENLKDIEDKDNYTFVKGDIRDKDIVDDLVKKSDYVINFAAESHVDRSISDPEIFIKSNVLGTQVLLNAVKEYGVEKYVQISTDEVYGTLGETGYFTETTPLQPNSPYSASKASADLVVRAYYETFDLPVNITRCSNNYGPYQFPEKLIPLMISNALEDKKLPIYGDGKNIRDWLHVYDHCSAIDLVLHDGKLGEVYNIGGHNERQNIQIVKLILEALGKDESLIEFVDDRLGHDRRYAIDSTKIRENLGWEPKYTFETGIKETIQWYLDNLDWMDQVKSGEYQEYYKKMYLK
- a CDS encoding glycosyltransferase family 2 protein; this translates as MPQISVVLPVYNVEKYLKQCLDSLINQTFDDFEVICVNDGSTDSSLNILEEYASKDDRFRIISQQNKGLSGARNTGMNYIKGNYLLFLDSDDWIEENALELLYNQVSNLDSEMIIFPYRYYNQETGKYNENDFTKLNMFDSSIDNKNFNYKNIPEIVFRIPHESIKLYKVETLKKLAVKFPEGLNYEDAYFFYKIFFKLNKVSIIRTPIYNYRIRSDSICTTGSEKSFDIFKILTSIENFLKEDKIYDELKDEFILFIVINLKFVYLRLNESFRNQYLREIKENYEFFALNQINKDHLATWHFDDRVFYNAIDVSNNGVEFELNYKKGYYEFLANHYEGVINHLQQQNQVLTQENDSLKEQLANTSIKNKFKKIVKL
- a CDS encoding glycosyltransferase family 2 protein, producing the protein MSYKLSVIVPVFNAEKYIRESLDSLVNQTLGINNIEVIIVNDNSSDNTLDIIKEYTEKYTSFKVINNETNLGPGESRNLALSEVTSDYVTYLDADDFISENAYADGLAKIDEFDVDLLIYNWETYTGSDYVEPINIHQQNTEENKLIENIKDYPKLFLSTAPWNKIYHKSLFKYLKFSKGFYEDNIVAVLSLINAKRIFLSKDSIYYYRKNFDSTTENISVDSSIHLSNSIKEIFDLKEEYPDFLDYIKLLNINFIYDILFWIYYYDWTIPQEVKMVDKLKSSIIPFTSDDINRFKKLFPDKLSYEEDILELTNYDSNTFLAKYKYFNRLNKVNSKASLYVDVGRGFNEEDKVEITYTPLRKNKLTFNLENFNNICQLRFDPLEGSFIKCSVTNNLPIVSSNCDNSIEEDYQLFTNLDPCYVLDADFSNISSIQINFDLEILNNNDIANLFRQKDNIINNLQVKPKKRKFGFFR
- a CDS encoding glycosyltransferase family 2 protein, producing MSDISYSKFLIKSKFNPVKAKKYLESYDKIMKSGLFDKNYYLKAYPHIAKSGMDPLVHYLFYGYKEDKNPSAQFNLKRYLEEYPEIKQNNLNPLIHYIDNGHEGFTLEENPFIARKKKIIDTNSLFLANYNFNEEPLVSIIILNRNGLGHLQRLFTDFDKKTNYSNYEIIVVDNASCDKSVEYLYSLDLPITVIENKENVSFSKGNNDAAKIANGRYLLLLNNDIEPTHGWLNEMVGIMLNNDNVGSVGAKLIFPYYEDMVNQGKSFSIQHAGVKFREEMTPYIYGPYHENMYSTMLFSNELNHQKEVISNTAACLLIPKEVYFQLDGLDENYIYGYEDIDFAFKLYKAGYRTIYAPAALLFHHESATRKENDDEKNQLNYQNIMYFVEKWGDFIFKEILKDKLESNNFFTNKKLDVSIISENNELVKNVVSKLNNEGYNVKLISNINNLDIGEDCDILISTKKEYDIEKISSRLNLIKVLVANEENNNYDIVLNEEDFEFNLLDKIKEKYL